DNA sequence from the Desulfobacteraceae bacterium genome:
AGTTCCGGCGCGGTGGGCGGGAAACGGCACGACCCGGCCGGCGGGTTTGGTGCGGGCAAGTGCCGGAGCACCTGCCATGCAAGGGCTGGGGTCGGGAGGTTCGTCGTCGCTCTCCTGCGCTGCCGGCTGCGGGGGGGCAACTAGCTGTTCGGTCCTTTCGATGGGGACATGCATGGTCTCTGTCATCCTCTTTATGGTATGGTTTCTGGATGCCGGCGCTGAGCCGGCCGGGCGGGGCGCTGCGGTCTGTTTTTTGGGATTCTCCTTGGGGCGAATATATGTTTTTTCGACACGAATGCAAGAAAAAAGAAGAGGTCTTTGAAAAAAAGTTTTTACATTATTTTCAATGAGTTAATAAAAAAACCAGGTTTCCTGACGCCCGGCCTGGGAAAAGCCGTCGGACGGGGCCAAATCCCGGGCCCGGAAAGGGCCATTTCCAGGTCCGGGATACAAGATAAACCACCGCGGTACCCGTTTCCTGGTTTCGTTCCGGCCGCCTTTTCTTAAGGGCCTCGGCAAAGAATAATTCCACATCTTGCGGGTCTTTTGGCCCGTCCTCTGTGTTACATCCGCCGGCACATATCCCGATATGCGCCGACGGATGTGCCTTGATGACGAACCAAAATCCTTCGCCATATTGTGGAATTATTTCTTGCCGCGACCTTAAGCCGCGGTGGTGTCCCGAAATGTCTCTGCGTAAGCAAAGGACTGGCGCAGCCCGATGCGGTCGATGGCGTGGCGCTAGGCGGCGTTGATGGGCATCAAACGGGTGCCCAGCGCCGGGTCGAGGGCATAAATCAGGGAGCTGTAGTGGGTAAAGCAGGGCGCTTCGGCGGCCAGGGAGGCCGCGGCGATGGCGCCGCGGGGGTCTTTCTGTTTGATGCGCTTGCAAACCGAAAGCGCTTTGGCCCCGGTGCGGTCTTTGACGGCGGCAAAGCCGAAGAGGCGGCAGAGCGCCGGCCGCCAGGTGTAAAAGGTGCAGTGCCCGCCAGCCTCCGGCGTGGGCTGCGGCGCATACAGCAGACAGCGGCCGGTTCCCGGCGCCGCCGCCAGGCGCGCCAGCCAATCCACCGCCTCGCCTGTGCGCAGAATCCTGCGGGCGGCCGGCAGCATTTCCAGGACGGTGACCTGCACGTCCGCCGTGGGGCAGCAGGCGCCGCAACCGGCCGGGCAGCGAAGACCGCTTTTCAGTCGAAATTCGGCCACTGACCTGTCGATTTGAGCATAAAGGTCCATCACCCGTGACACAATTTCCAACGCCGTTTCCCCTCAACATGAATGCCAAACAAAACGACGCCCATGATGTGCCGACTGCCAGGCGGATCGGTGATGCCTTACAAGGGCTTAATAAAATGAAGGATACTGGGAAAATTGCCGTGGCCAATCGATTTGGGCGCAGATGTTTAATGCTTTTACTGAGGGATGTAAACAGGAGATAAAAAATAAAGCTCAAAAACACCCGCGGTTCGCCTTCACCGCACGC
Encoded proteins:
- a CDS encoding YkgJ family cysteine cluster protein; this encodes MSRVMDLYAQIDRSVAEFRLKSGLRCPAGCGACCPTADVQVTVLEMLPAARRILRTGEAVDWLARLAAAPGTGRCLLYAPQPTPEAGGHCTFYTWRPALCRLFGFAAVKDRTGAKALSVCKRIKQKDPRGAIAAASLAAEAPCFTHYSSLIYALDPALGTRLMPINAA